A window of the Candidatus Jettenia caeni genome harbors these coding sequences:
- a CDS encoding putative gluconate dehydrogenase, which yields MCIELFSLRDKVALVTGAGKGLGKSMALALSESGAHVAVVSRTLSDLEATTREVQENGVKSIPIVADVTKLGDVAQMLERVLHEFKTVDILVNNVGTFMGGPFLEFSEDEWYKQIEVNLTSTYLCSKVVGKHMVERQKGKIINMSSALGVFGASGSSAYCVSKGGVIQLTKALAVEWAKYNIQVNSIAPYSMETEKTRVMLEDEKVKKAIVSKIPLKRIGQPGDLSGAVVFLASRASDYITGQVLFVDGGFSVQ from the coding sequence ATGTGTATAGAATTGTTTAGTTTACGTGATAAAGTTGCCCTTGTGACGGGCGCTGGTAAAGGGCTTGGTAAATCAATGGCATTGGCGCTTTCTGAATCAGGCGCACACGTTGCCGTGGTAAGCCGTACATTATCAGATCTAGAGGCAACCACCAGGGAGGTGCAGGAAAATGGTGTAAAATCCATCCCAATCGTTGCCGATGTTACAAAGTTGGGAGATGTGGCACAAATGCTCGAGAGGGTTTTACATGAATTTAAGACTGTTGATATTCTCGTCAACAATGTTGGTACATTCATGGGCGGTCCGTTTCTCGAATTTTCTGAAGATGAATGGTATAAGCAGATCGAAGTTAATCTCACCAGTACCTATTTGTGTTCAAAGGTTGTGGGAAAACATATGGTTGAGAGACAGAAGGGTAAGATCATCAATATGAGTTCTGCCTTGGGGGTGTTTGGTGCCAGTGGATCATCGGCGTATTGTGTCAGCAAAGGCGGTGTAATCCAATTAACGAAGGCCCTTGCTGTTGAGTGGGCAAAGTATAACATTCAGGTAAATTCCATAGCTCCATATTCCATGGAGACTGAAAAGACAAGGGTTATGCTGGAGGACGAAAAGGTTAAGAAGGCGATAGTTTCAAAGATACCTTTGAAACGCATCGGCCAGCCTGGAGATCTCTCTGGCGCTGTAGTTTTTCTGGCTTCAAGGGCATCCGATTATATTACAGGACAGGTATTATTTGTAGACGGTGGGTTTTCGGTGCAGTAA
- a CDS encoding Glu/Leu/Phe/Val dehydrogenase, with protein MVNGPWQTALAQLDHVSEIMMLPDSVHQLLRNFDRILTVSVPILMDNGSLRVFNGFRVQHNASRGPYKGGVRYHPELTLEDLQALAMEMTWKCSLVGVPFGGAKGGIICNPKTLSKAELERLTRRYTYAIMPIIGIEKDIPAPDINTNEQIMAWMMDTYSINNGYCTPGIVTGKPLNIGGSLGRKDAAGLGITFVIENVIKNMKMELKGLTVAIQGYGNVGSTVGKFLYESGCRIIAVSSSKGSVYNPKGLDHHALIRYYKENGSFEHFPYAESITNETLLELPCDVLIPAAMGNQITKKNAGKIKAKILVEGANGPTTPEADHILAERKIPVIPDILANAGGVIVSYFEWVQDVQCFFWCEKEINTRLKNLLNQAYEEVLHVSHERGFTLRTAAMILAIKKVADAISVRGIYP; from the coding sequence ATGGTAAATGGCCCTTGGCAAACAGCGTTAGCACAGCTCGACCATGTGTCTGAAATAATGATGCTTCCCGACAGCGTTCATCAATTACTCAGAAATTTCGATCGTATATTAACTGTTTCTGTGCCCATACTGATGGACAATGGCTCTCTGAGGGTTTTCAATGGATTTCGTGTACAACACAATGCATCACGCGGTCCCTATAAAGGAGGGGTAAGATATCATCCGGAGCTTACTCTTGAAGACTTACAAGCCCTGGCGATGGAGATGACATGGAAGTGTTCCCTGGTAGGAGTGCCGTTTGGGGGTGCTAAAGGCGGCATTATCTGTAATCCCAAAACACTTTCAAAGGCAGAACTGGAAAGACTTACACGGCGTTATACGTATGCTATTATGCCTATTATCGGTATAGAAAAAGATATCCCCGCCCCTGATATAAATACCAACGAACAAATTATGGCGTGGATGATGGATACTTACAGCATAAATAACGGTTATTGTACTCCGGGAATTGTAACGGGCAAACCACTCAATATAGGTGGTTCTTTAGGACGGAAAGATGCAGCCGGACTTGGCATTACCTTTGTTATCGAAAATGTCATAAAAAATATGAAGATGGAGTTAAAGGGACTTACCGTAGCAATCCAGGGATACGGAAACGTTGGGTCGACCGTTGGGAAGTTTCTCTATGAATCAGGCTGCAGGATTATTGCTGTAAGCAGTTCGAAGGGAAGCGTCTATAATCCAAAGGGTTTAGATCATCATGCCCTTATAAGATATTACAAAGAAAACGGCTCTTTTGAACATTTTCCGTATGCCGAAAGCATAACAAATGAAACCTTATTGGAATTACCTTGTGACGTGCTCATACCCGCAGCGATGGGAAATCAAATTACTAAAAAGAACGCGGGTAAAATAAAGGCCAAGATACTTGTTGAAGGAGCCAATGGACCAACAACGCCAGAGGCGGATCATATACTTGCCGAGCGTAAAATACCGGTTATCCCTGACATACTGGCTAATGCAGGCGGTGTAATTGTCTCGTATTTCGAATGGGTGCAGGATGTACAGTGTTTTTTCTGGTGTGAGAAGGAAATAAATACCAGACTGAAAAATCTTCTGAACCAGGCTTACGAAGAAGTCCTTCACGTTTCTCATGAAAGGGGATTTACCCTGCGTACCGCCGCCATGATCCTGGCTATAAAAAAGGTTGCCGATGCAATTTCAGTAAGAGGTATATATCCGTAA
- a CDS encoding transposase: protein MAYRYGNRYQIALLPKSIEDYVGPDDPVRVYDAFVDALDLKELGMEMNPHKVGNTEYDPRVMLKLFVYGYSYGWKSSRKLERALYHNVSFIWLLGGLTPDHKTIAEFRRKNTEALKRILKQCTRMCMELDLLDGNVLFVDGTKIRANASRTRNHTKHHYEEHLAEVDKRIDELLEECERIDEKEKEQGSWIKLEKELVENEEYRTRIREMLNRFKEEEEKGKRPKTINQTDPESALMRSVQGSHASYNVQSVVDEKHSLIVHVDAVSETSDVNQFAHQITQAEEVTGKGCKVGCADAGYADTEELEKIDRRGTTVIVPSQRQALHNPEEKPFGKDKFVYDKEHDCYWCPEGQKLVYEGKHEGDKKIAYRIPDAVVCKKCKQYGQCTDFPRGRKIVRLSQEEVKEKLERQYEHPESQEIYKKRKARVEHPFGHIRRNLGMTSFLVRGREGARAEISVAATCFNIVRMITLLGGVRELIGGFMALQS from the coding sequence ATGGCATATCGATATGGGAATCGTTATCAAATAGCATTATTACCCAAAAGCATCGAGGACTATGTTGGTCCCGATGACCCGGTAAGGGTATATGATGCGTTTGTTGATGCACTGGATTTGAAAGAACTTGGTATGGAGATGAATCCTCATAAAGTTGGTAACACAGAGTATGATCCCCGGGTCATGCTCAAATTATTTGTCTACGGCTATTCGTATGGATGGAAGAGTTCCCGGAAACTCGAGAGAGCTCTGTATCATAATGTATCGTTTATCTGGCTTCTGGGAGGACTTACTCCTGATCATAAAACCATAGCGGAGTTTCGCCGTAAGAACACAGAAGCCCTTAAAAGAATTCTCAAGCAATGTACTCGGATGTGTATGGAATTAGACTTACTCGATGGCAATGTACTCTTTGTAGATGGAACAAAGATCAGGGCAAATGCATCTCGTACGAGAAATCACACAAAGCACCACTACGAGGAACACTTGGCAGAGGTTGATAAGCGGATAGATGAACTGCTTGAGGAATGTGAACGAATTGATGAGAAAGAGAAAGAACAGGGTTCATGGATAAAGCTGGAGAAAGAGCTGGTAGAGAACGAAGAGTATCGTACCCGGATACGGGAGATGTTGAATCGATTTAAAGAGGAAGAGGAAAAAGGGAAAAGGCCGAAAACGATAAACCAGACCGATCCGGAGAGTGCCCTGATGAGAAGCGTACAAGGTTCCCATGCGAGCTATAATGTGCAAAGCGTTGTGGATGAGAAGCATAGTCTTATTGTGCATGTTGATGCCGTCAGCGAGACGAGTGATGTAAACCAATTTGCCCATCAGATTACTCAAGCGGAAGAGGTGACCGGGAAGGGATGTAAGGTTGGATGTGCAGATGCAGGCTATGCAGATACCGAAGAGCTCGAGAAGATAGACCGGAGGGGGACAACAGTCATAGTTCCATCGCAGCGGCAAGCACTGCATAATCCAGAAGAAAAGCCCTTTGGTAAGGATAAATTTGTCTATGACAAAGAGCACGACTGTTACTGGTGTCCGGAAGGGCAGAAGCTCGTGTATGAAGGGAAACACGAGGGAGACAAAAAGATAGCATACCGGATACCGGATGCTGTCGTGTGTAAGAAGTGCAAGCAGTATGGTCAGTGTACAGATTTCCCGAGGGGGAGAAAGATAGTTCGGTTATCTCAGGAAGAGGTCAAGGAGAAACTGGAGAGGCAGTATGAGCACCCAGAGTCTCAAGAGATCTACAAGAAACGGAAGGCACGGGTTGAACATCCGTTTGGTCATATCAGGAGGAATCTGGGGATGACGAGCTTTCTGGTACGGGGACGAGAAGGAGCACGGGCGGAGATATCAGTCGCAGCAACCTGTTTTAATATCGTACGAATGATTACGTTACTGGGAGGTGTGAGAGAGCTTATAGGAGGATTCATGGCATTGCAGAGCTAA
- a CDS encoding putative cytochrome c yields the protein MRQGRVLYGGSLLILFVTILMAADLLRAQEERPVKTGTREEKGVKTSTQKKNAVKTSYLPVAVNEPFDDIMTRMKADKPGVMKRHMDLLNERYDLSNNPAKDVAMSRGKPIQQGVRVKLPKNMTWENLAAVTPEEIQEKDLFPKGFMPFPHPNHAEGGMVFPKFHIDEIKKQEGRDLTRFDLDFDLPDHFLPEFPPPIFLTTRSDLGDVSQGKVVTIANYYDLLNGILNPKQLEGLRLLVTPFPQQQFNQTEDRRSEQPSRGTTCFDCHVNGHTNGTTHLVGDIRPQEFRHRLDTPSLRGVNIQRLFGSQRALKSIEDFTEFEQRAAYFDGDPVIATKKGANILERGSQVHFMAEFQELLDFPPAPKLNIYGMLDPKKATEAELRGQSLFFGKASCSICHQPPYYTDNLMHNLKTERFYKQRMVNGQMASADGPIKTFPLRGIKDSPPYLHDGRLLTLEDTVEFFNLILETKLTHKEKEDLVVFLRTL from the coding sequence ATGAGACAAGGAAGAGTCCTATACGGAGGCTCTTTACTAATATTATTTGTTACGATACTCATGGCTGCAGATTTACTGCGCGCTCAGGAAGAAAGACCCGTAAAAACCGGTACGAGGGAAGAAAAAGGTGTAAAGACAAGTACACAAAAAAAGAACGCGGTAAAAACCAGCTACTTGCCGGTAGCTGTAAATGAGCCGTTTGATGATATAATGACCCGAATGAAGGCTGATAAGCCTGGGGTAATGAAACGACATATGGATTTACTGAATGAGCGTTACGATTTAAGTAATAATCCAGCCAAAGACGTAGCTATGTCTCGGGGGAAGCCTATTCAACAAGGAGTACGGGTTAAACTTCCGAAAAACATGACGTGGGAAAATCTAGCCGCTGTGACTCCGGAGGAAATTCAGGAGAAGGACCTTTTTCCGAAAGGATTCATGCCGTTCCCTCATCCAAATCATGCAGAGGGAGGTATGGTCTTTCCCAAATTCCATATTGATGAGATCAAGAAACAAGAGGGAAGAGATCTTACCCGTTTTGACCTGGATTTCGATTTGCCGGATCATTTTTTACCGGAGTTTCCACCGCCTATCTTTTTAACCACACGATCTGATTTAGGCGATGTCTCTCAGGGTAAGGTAGTAACTATTGCTAATTATTATGATTTATTGAATGGAATATTGAATCCAAAACAGCTTGAGGGATTACGATTACTGGTAACGCCTTTTCCACAACAGCAATTTAACCAAACGGAGGACCGACGATCAGAACAGCCAAGCCGTGGAACTACGTGCTTTGATTGCCATGTAAACGGCCATACCAACGGCACTACCCATCTTGTTGGCGATATTCGCCCACAGGAGTTTCGCCACCGCCTTGATACTCCATCCCTTCGTGGAGTGAATATTCAACGGCTTTTTGGTTCGCAACGTGCCTTAAAAAGCATTGAGGATTTCACAGAATTCGAACAGCGAGCAGCTTATTTTGATGGCGATCCGGTCATTGCTACAAAAAAAGGCGCTAACATCCTTGAACGGGGAAGTCAGGTGCATTTCATGGCGGAATTCCAGGAGCTATTGGACTTCCCGCCGGCTCCCAAGTTGAATATCTATGGCATGCTGGACCCGAAAAAGGCAACAGAAGCAGAACTTCGCGGACAAAGTTTGTTCTTCGGGAAAGCCAGTTGTTCCATTTGTCATCAACCGCCATACTACACTGACAACCTCATGCACAATCTTAAAACGGAACGTTTTTACAAACAGCGTATGGTCAATGGACAGATGGCAAGCGCTGACGGTCCTATCAAGACCTTTCCGTTACGCGGCATTAAGGATTCACCACCCTACCTGCACGATGGAAGGCTACTAACTTTAGAAGATACTGTCGAATTCTTTAATTTAATTCTTGAAACAAAACTTACACATAAGGAAAAGGAGGATCTCGTCGTCTTTCTAAGAACGCTATAA
- a CDS encoding superoxide dismutase: MLNRREFLTLAGIGSASALFNFNNPLFAQITEEEKAMSYTAKDYSKLIGMEGFSETILKNHFTLYQGYVTNTNKVLDTLNQMLKEGKTATPEFSELKRRLGWEFNGMRLHEYYFENLGGKSGINKEGKLAKKMAEDFGDYATWEKDFRAVGAMRGIGWAVLYQDSTNGRLINFWINEHDVSHPAGCNPLLILDVFEHAFMLDYGLKRADYLEAFFKNINWSVAEARLK, from the coding sequence ATGCTGAACAGACGTGAATTTTTAACATTAGCAGGCATAGGCAGCGCATCTGCATTATTTAATTTTAATAACCCTTTATTTGCACAAATAACAGAGGAGGAAAAAGCTATGTCATATACTGCAAAAGATTATTCAAAACTTATTGGAATGGAAGGATTTAGCGAAACTATTTTAAAAAATCATTTTACACTCTACCAGGGATATGTAACAAACACGAATAAAGTTCTTGATACCCTTAATCAGATGTTAAAAGAAGGAAAGACAGCAACCCCTGAGTTTTCTGAGTTAAAGAGAAGGCTTGGATGGGAATTCAATGGAATGCGATTGCATGAATATTACTTTGAAAATCTCGGCGGAAAAAGCGGTATTAATAAAGAGGGAAAGCTTGCAAAAAAAATGGCAGAGGACTTCGGTGATTATGCAACATGGGAAAAAGACTTCAGAGCGGTAGGAGCAATGCGGGGTATTGGATGGGCGGTTCTCTATCAGGATAGCACGAATGGAAGGCTTATCAACTTCTGGATAAATGAACATGATGTTTCCCATCCTGCCGGATGCAACCCTCTTTTGATCCTTGATGTATTTGAACATGCCTTTATGCTTGATTACGGTCTCAAGAGGGCCGATTATCTTGAGGCATTTTTCAAGAATATTAACTGGTCTGTAGCAGAAGCAAGATTGAAATAA
- a CDS encoding cytochrome c peroxidase has product MNSVVSVVNIARCVAGGIISLFFIMQMVQGDDLVRFSSADYLSPVILPVNDQQANSEEDEEDETAKKHAAHAKDIAKFPPIGPLSPAKIPADNPQTPAKIELGKKLFFDPRLSGNNWISCATCHNPALGFADGLPRFIGGPGSKEGGRHSPTIINCAYNELQFWDGRAPTLEAQAIGPVQNPDEMFETLDSAVRKLSKLPDYVKAFQEVFGTGVTVDGIAKALAAFERTIIYANSPFDKYMQGDATAMNESAKRGMNLFNGKAECIICHNGPNFTDNKFHNIGVPAEGPIKEDLGRYNITKNESDKGAFKTPTLRNITDTAPYMHDGFFPTLFEVVQFYNVGGGRSENKSHHIHSLRLTPEEVNDLIEFLKALTGEPVQITYEASPIIYPNLPKSF; this is encoded by the coding sequence ATGAATTCTGTTGTAAGTGTAGTAAATATTGCGAGATGTGTTGCTGGAGGTATTATTTCTTTGTTCTTTATCATGCAAATGGTACAGGGTGATGATCTAGTGCGGTTCTCCTCCGCAGATTATTTATCACCTGTAATACTTCCTGTAAATGATCAGCAGGCAAACAGCGAAGAGGATGAGGAGGATGAAACAGCTAAAAAGCACGCAGCCCATGCTAAAGATATAGCGAAATTCCCACCCATAGGACCTCTTTCACCGGCAAAAATACCTGCTGATAATCCTCAAACGCCGGCAAAGATTGAATTAGGGAAAAAACTTTTTTTTGACCCTCGCCTTTCCGGAAATAATTGGATTAGTTGTGCCACGTGCCATAATCCTGCTCTGGGCTTTGCAGACGGATTGCCCAGATTCATAGGAGGGCCTGGCTCTAAGGAAGGCGGCCGGCACTCTCCGACAATTATTAATTGTGCTTACAATGAATTACAATTTTGGGATGGACGCGCCCCAACCCTGGAAGCACAGGCAATAGGCCCTGTACAAAACCCTGATGAAATGTTTGAAACCCTGGATAGTGCCGTAAGAAAGCTCAGCAAGCTTCCTGATTATGTCAAAGCATTTCAAGAGGTATTTGGCACCGGGGTAACTGTTGATGGCATAGCCAAGGCGCTGGCAGCATTTGAACGCACAATAATCTATGCAAATTCTCCCTTTGATAAATATATGCAAGGCGATGCAACTGCCATGAATGAATCAGCCAAACGAGGTATGAATCTGTTTAACGGCAAAGCAGAATGTATTATATGCCATAACGGACCTAATTTTACCGACAATAAATTTCACAATATTGGTGTACCGGCAGAAGGTCCGATTAAGGAAGATTTAGGGCGGTATAACATTACAAAAAACGAATCTGATAAAGGGGCATTTAAGACGCCTACCTTGCGGAATATCACAGATACAGCTCCTTATATGCACGATGGATTTTTTCCGACATTATTCGAGGTGGTACAATTCTACAACGTAGGTGGGGGAAGGAGCGAAAACAAGAGTCACCATATTCACTCCTTACGCCTGACTCCTGAAGAGGTTAATGACCTTATTGAATTCCTGAAGGCATTAACGGGTGAACCTGTTCAAATTACATATGAAGCGTCGCCGATTATCTATCCCAATTTACCAAAGAGCTTTTAA